A stretch of DNA from Nitrososphaerota archaeon:
TTGCAGTGGCTGCATTCGCCGTGTGTTTTGAACACGTAGTCGCCGATTTCGAAGGGTCTCTTGGATTTGAAGTTGCAGGCAGGGCACACCTCGACTGTGTAGACTTGATAGTCCTGCTTCTTGGACTGCTGTGGCTGCTGCTTGGCGTTGGTCACTTACTGTCCAACTCCGAATGTGTTTCCTACACCTACTATTATTACGGTGTCGCCTTTTTTCGTCTTCTCTTCTATGATGCGGTCGATGCGTTTTATGACGCGGTCAGTTGTCTCAGCTATCTCCTTCCTCATCACAGAGATGGCCTCGATGATTGACTGCTTGATCACTACCGCGTAGAGTGGGATCTTGTTTTTGGTCGCGACCTCCTCGATCTGGAACCTGTCTACACCGATTCCGCCTATTGCCGCACCAATACCCTCAGCTATCTCTCCGGTCTTCTCGCCTTCAAGTTTGAGGGCTGCGTCAATCATGATGATTGTATTGGCCTTCACACCCAAGTCGTTTACAAGCCTCTCCAGAGCTACGCCTGGTTGACCGACGTTTCCACCGGGTCCCTCAGCCTTGACAAGGTAAAGGGTGCGTCCGTTGTAATCGGTCTGGCTGTAAACGGTGTCTCGCGCAATCGTCTTTTTCTCGGTGTTCAGCATGAATTTGGCTGCGACCATTGCTCCGATGCCGTCGCCGATAGGCTGCTGCTGCTTGAATGCGTCAACAGCGCTGTTCAAAGCTTCAGCCTCTTGAAGTATGAGGGGCATCAGCATCTGGAGCTGCGCCAGCACATAGATGCTGCTGGTTCTCTTACCCATCAGGTAGAAGTGTCTCACAATTTTGTAAATGAGGTTTAGAGTGGTTGTAATCTCTAATAGGTTCTCAGCCGTGCTGATTTGAACTGGATCAGCCTTGGGGCCGATGGCTCGTACCTCTTCACGGACACGTTCATCTCTGGTAACCATAATGTGCTCGATTTTGCCCATGATACCTGTAGGATCAGTCTCAACCGGCATGATGGTGAAGTACTCTAGGAACTGGTCGATCCTCTCAGTAGGATCACCTTCAGGTTTTAGAACATTCTTGATATACTCCAGTGTCTCCTTCCTAGTCTTCTCCTTCATGTTCTTCAGACGATTCAAGGAGCGTGAGACTTCGCTCAGCATCATCCATGACTGAATCCTCTGTCCGTAGAAGAAGAATAGCAGGATCGGAGCGTAGAATATAATGTACATTATCGGGTTGTCTAATGAGCCGTCCCCCGGTAGACTGAATAACGGTATGATGAACATTCGCTTCTACCACATAGCTGAAACTCTTATGATTTAGGTTTTATGCTTGCAAAACGACAACATAACTCTTCCTACTAATTCTACCAGTTCTACGCAGTCTAAGATGCGTAAATTTGCTTTCTCACCCGTGTTTAGATACGGGGTTTTTTCCCTTACAGAAAATCGAAGTCTCTCCTTAGGCAAATCCATATATCTACTGTGTTCGCCTGAACTATGTATGGTTCGGATTACAACAGGCGGTTCGTTAAAGATCACGGTGTCGTTAATCATCTGCAGTCTATTCATGCTTCAGATTCCTTTAACTGCAGTATATGCTGCGCAGGCCGGCTCTAAAGATGAGCCGATTCCACTTAAGCTTAACAAACCGGTTACTGGAACTATTTCTACACCTGGAGAATCTAACTGGTACAAGTTCAACGCCACCAAAGGCGACTCGTATGTCATCGAAATTTCCAATGAGAGTGTATCAATGGCCCCATTCTTCACCCTCTACTCGGGGAACAAGAGTGAAAGCATCTTAGTGTGGGGCAGCCGCTCAGCCACCTACAACTTCACCTCAACCGGAGCCTACCTGATAGAGGTGAAGCACACCGACAGCACCTACGGCGTAGGCGCATACGACATCAGCATCAGACGCGCTGAACCGCCGACGCTTGTCGTCGTCGCCCTTAACGCTAACACTTCAAAGCCGATTCTGGGTGCCACGGTCAACGTCTATAATCCGGTCAGCTACAAGCTCCTAGGCTCGAACGTTACCGACTCCGACGGCGTGACGGTCATCCCGCTGAAGTACCACGGATACTATTTGGTCACGGTCAGCGCAGACGGGTATGACGATATCTACGGTGTAACTCTTCTGACGGGCGAAGGCCGGAACAACAGGTTCGCCGGCATGGCCTCCACCTCATACACCGGCTTCGTGTTCACATCAGCCCTAGTGAAAGGCGTAGTCACACCCGGTGGAACAAACTCCGTCAGCATCTCAATAGCTAACGTTAACGCCACTTACCCTATTCTTCTGCGTAACATTACAATCGCACTGCCGTGGTTCGGCTTCTACAACGGCAACATTCAGGGACTGCTCATCGTAAACCGAAGCATGCCTGTAAGACTAGATCCCCAAGAGATACAGGTCTTCTCCATCCAGTTCACTGCACCAACAGACGTAACCGCCTACATCAGCTCCGCTCTAACCACTAACTCCTTCGCCGACTTCAACGGCGAAGCCCTAGCTTGGAGAACAACCTACCGGGTCATTGAAGGCGTCGGGCTGAAGGAGAACCGAACCTTGGTGTCTGTCCCGATTAACCCTCAGGCACAGGCTTCACAAGGCTTCCGAGTACAGCTTGAAGGCTTCTCCACCGTGCCCGTCGCGGATCCAGCACTCACCTCGAAGCTTGACGACGTCACCGCAAACACCAAGGAAAGCAACAACAAACTAAGCGACATTGGTGTAAGGATAGGCGACATGGGTGATCAGCTGGCAAGCACCTCTTCATCTATGAAAAAGGTGGCCTCCAGCCTAAACAACGTCTCCTCCACCCTCAGCTCCTCCGACGGCAAACTCAACACAATCTCAACCGGAGTAGGTTCAATGAGCAATCAGCTA
This window harbors:
- a CDS encoding DUF1512 domain-containing protein, yielding MFIIPLFSLPGDGSLDNPIMYIIFYAPILLFFFYGQRIQSWMMLSEVSRSLNRLKNMKEKTRKETLEYIKNVLKPEGDPTERIDQFLEYFTIMPVETDPTGIMGKIEHIMVTRDERVREEVRAIGPKADPVQISTAENLLEITTTLNLIYKIVRHFYLMGKRTSSIYVLAQLQMLMPLILQEAEALNSAVDAFKQQQPIGDGIGAMVAAKFMLNTEKKTIARDTVYSQTDYNGRTLYLVKAEGPGGNVGQPGVALERLVNDLGVKANTIIMIDAALKLEGEKTGEIAEGIGAAIGGIGVDRFQIEEVATKNKIPLYAVVIKQSIIEAISVMRKEIAETTDRVIKRIDRIIEEKTKKGDTVIIVGVGNTFGVGQ